The genomic stretch ATATGCCCCTGAATTTTGTTCAGTTGTTCGTTCTCATCCTTTAAATAAGAGATTACCTGATGCCTTTGCTGGATTTTTTCCACATTTTTCAAGGGAAGCGCCAACCATCTTTTGAGCAATCGTCCGCCCATTGGCGAAATGGTCTTGTCGATAATGTCCAGCAAGGTCACCGCATTCTGGTGCGAAGAATGGTAGAGTTCCAGGTTCCTGATGGTAAAGCGGTCCATCCAAACGTACTCTTCCTCGGCTATGCGCTGTATTTTGTTGATGTGCTGCAACCGGCTGTGCTGGGTTTCTGAAAGATAGTGCAGCACTGCACCTGAGGCAATAATACCATGAATAAGATGTTCGACACCAAAACCCTTTAGGGTTTGTGTTCCAAAATGATGGTTCAAACTCTCTTGGGCATAGTCTTCCTGAAAAATCCAATCCTCCAAAAAGAAACTATGGAACTGGTTGCCAAAATGTTCAACGAACTCCTTTTTATGGTTTTTGGATACCAAGACCTCGTTTGGGGAAAAATTCTGGAGCAATTTGTCCACCTGTTCCACCGAGCCTTCCGAGGTCAAATATTCCCCCGTTGAAATATCCAAAAAAGAAACCCCAAGCTTGTTCCGCCCAAAATGGACCGCACACAAAAAGTTGTTGCTCTTCGCGGAAAGGATGTCGTCGTTGAGGGCCACCCCCGGTGTGACCAACTCCGTTACGCCACGCTTTACAATGCTTTTGGTCTGTTTCGGGTCTTCCAACTGGTCGCAAATGGCCACCCGTTGTCCAGCTTTGACCAATTTGGGCAAATAAGTGTTCAGCGAATGGTGCGGGAATCCTGCCAATTCGGTCTTGTCGCCACCATTGTTCCTATGGGTAAGGATAATGCCCAAAATCTTGGCGGCCTTTACCGCATCTTCTCCAAAGGTCTCGTAAAAGTCTCCAACACGAAACAATAACAAGGCATCAGGGTGCTTTACCTTAATGGCATTGTACTGTTGCATTAGAGGGGTTACTTTCTTATTCTTTTTCTTGGCTGCCAAAGCGATTTAATTCTGTTACTTTTGCCCAAAATTGGGACGAAAACGAATATATTGTTTTCATTGGCCATCAGAAATTTTTGTTGATATTTTCACCCCAATGTTTAAAAAATGAACCGAAAACTGGAAAATAGTGAACTGGACCGTTTGGACGTGGACAGTTTTAAGGAAGCGGAAAAGTCGCCCATCATCATCATTTTGGACAATGTCCGTAGTTTGAACAATATTGGTTCGGTATTCCGGACGGCCGATGCCTTTTTGGTTCAGAAGATTTATCTCTGCGGCATCACGGCGACCCCGCCGCATAAGGATATTCGAAAAACCGCATTGGGCGCCACCGAAAGTGTGGATTGGGAATATCGAAAGGATACGTTGGAATTGGTTGAAGCGCTAAAAGAGGAAGGAGTACGTATAGTGTCGGTGGAACAAGCTGAAAACTCGGTTATGCTGAACGACTTCCGTGTGGATTCAAAGAAAACGATTGCCCTAGTTTTCGGAAACGAGGTAAAAGGGGTTTCGCAGGAAGTGGTCTCGGCCAGCGATACGGTTTTGGAGATCCCGCAGTTTGGGACCAAACATTCCTTGAATATA from Flagellimonas oceani encodes the following:
- a CDS encoding RNA methyltransferase, producing MNRKLENSELDRLDVDSFKEAEKSPIIIILDNVRSLNNIGSVFRTADAFLVQKIYLCGITATPPHKDIRKTALGATESVDWEYRKDTLELVEALKEEGVRIVSVEQAENSVMLNDFRVDSKKTIALVFGNEVKGVSQEVVSASDTVLEIPQFGTKHSLNISVSAGVVVWDVWSKQNAKK